The Brassica napus cultivar Da-Ae chromosome C7, Da-Ae, whole genome shotgun sequence genomic interval CTCAAGAGCCGTGAGTCTACATTGATGTTAAACAAGAAATCAAATTTCATATGTATACAAGTAACTAAAACAGGAAATGCTGAATTTATATGCCAAAAatgattaattgttttttaagtGGGAAATAGTcaacattaaaattaaacaagtgATCCATTGTTTAATGATATGCCAAACAATTGACTCTTAAACCAGCGGCCTTGGACTAGTGATACTTGAGGGGAAATCTCCCAATACGGTACCCGCAGTTCGAGTCCCGCTGGCCACCCAGGCTAGGGTTAAATCCCAAGAATACGTGGAGTGCCGTGGGCCTCGCGGGAATAGTCGGTTGACCACGGTCGCCGGAAACCCGCGgttacctaaaaaaaaaaaaaaaaaacaattgactcctaagagcatgattaaagCTAAAGggttcttattttatattttatttttttgtctgatttaaaaaaaaaaattaaaaacgaaccaatcgcggaccgctACGTGGCAGTGGAACCCGTAAACAGTACAAGAACCCAAGCAAAGTCGCTTCTtgcagaagaagagaaggagctggtttttattaaaattgtgGGACCCACCTCTTAAGGATCCACTTAAAAGTCAGGGTTAATGGTGGTCTAAGtttgaacaaaatatttaattaacatCTCATAATATTAATTGTCGCATCTAAAAATTCCGAGGGTTTAATTATTAGTCTGAATTCAAAAGATTTTGTATAGTCAAAGTGAAAGACAAAATTTAATTAGTTACCAAACTTAAAAGTTCATCTCAATATCAAGTGTGTTTTGGAAATCTAATTAACTATAACATGAGTTAGCATAAAAaacatatgttatatatatatatatatatattatatctctCTGATGTTTCATGAAACAAAAAgcttaaaagaaagaaaattaaatatataaaaaagatgACGAATGACAAAAACAAGAATTCATCAAGCTCTCCTCCTGCAAAACGACCCAAGAAGTGTAGCAATTGCCCTGGTGCAAAGGTATATACTTCGAACAAAGCTGAATACAAGTCGATGGTTCGTAGACTCACGAGCACTCTTCCAGGGTCATCTGGTCAAACCAGTCTACGTGTTCCGACACAGGCTCAGGTTAGCAATCCTCAGCCAATCAGGCTAAATGACGCTTCTATTCCTCCAGGCTCATCGGGACAAACCAGTCTTCGTGTTACGACACAGGCTCGTGTTAGCAATCCTCAGCCTATCAGGCTAAACGGCGCTTCTATTCCTCCAGGCCCATCGGGACAAACCGGTCACCGTCTTCCGACACAGGCTCGTGTTAGCAATCCTCGGCCAATCGGGCTAAATGACGCTATTATTCTTCCAGTCTCATCGGGACAAACCAGACTCCTTTTTCCAACACAGGCTCATGTTAGCAATCATCGGTTAATCAGGCTATATGACGCTCCACCTAATGGGTACCCGGTGGCACAATCGTCATCAGCTTCACGGCCCCTTCCGTTTCCATTCCCAACGGTTTCGATGCGGCCTCGCACCTCAGCGGCTGAAACAACCACCGATCAAGCGTCCTCCTCACGGCCTTCTCCGCCGTCGCCTCCATTACCACCGTCGGTTCCGACAATGTTGCCGACGTCACCCCAAGCTGTATGGTCGCCACCACCGGCACCGTTGGTTCCAGCAAAGTTTCCGGAGGTACCACCTTCTTTGCCGGCGGCGACTCCGGTGCCGCCGTCTCCACCTCGAGAGCAAGGGGAAATGGAAAGGGCTGCTTATATGCAGTCCGTTGAGAACATTCTGATGGCAGACGACGATGATTTTAATTTGGATGCGTTAATGGCTCCACTTCCCTATGTAACTGGAATCATTAACGAGGAGCAGCACTGGGAGAACGTGCCACCACAGGTTCTGACGAACCAACCGTCGGGAAGTCTAAACGTGCCCGATCCTCAGAATGGTCGCACGATGCCAGCGTCGGAACATGGCTCCAATTCTCTGTCTGAGAACGTTGCACCACAGGTTCATGCAACGTCACCGTCTGTAAGTCTACCTGTGCCTGGTTTTACGTATGATGGTCTAGAAATGGAGAATATTCTTCCACCTGTTCCTGCATGGTCACCGTCAATGAATCGACTAAACGGGCCTAATTATCAGCACATGTTGCCAGATGGCATTGCACCACCCGTTCATGCAACGTTACCATCTAATTCTCAGAACGGTTTAGGATCCAGTAATGTCCCACCACCAGCGACATTTAAGTACGGGTGTCTACAAGGAGGGCCTCATTCTCAGAACATTGTGCCATCTGATAACATCCCACCACCGGTTGCACCGTCCGGGCCTAATCATCAGAATGATCATCAACAGTTGGGGAATGCTTTACCATCTGAGAGTCAACTAGGTTGGCCTAATCCTCATAACGGTTTACAACAAGGGACTGTTCCGGAAAATGTACCTTCTGGTAGTTCAGATTTGTTTAATTATTCCACCACCTATGAAGAAAAGCAGCGTCTCCTTGAACAAATGGGTTTTGGAACTGTACCATCATGGGATTTAGATTAGAACGTCAATCCAAGAGTCATTTTCCCATCTACAAACAATCCATCATCCTCATCAACTTCAGCGAATTTACCAGCGAGTAATCTTCAAGAGTAGTCCAGTGCATGCTGAAGGATTTCAACCCTCATCTAGGGTTCTTTTATCTTTCCATCTATCgtcgttgttgttgtttgttttcaAAAGAATAATATAAAGGAGGGAAGTTTTTGTAACTTTTGCTTCTTTTGTTTGCATTTGCctttgtttttgtgttcttcATTGTTCAATAAATCGCATTTGCTTCTTATCTTCTCTCGTGCTTCTTATATCTTGTCTTATATGAAACCACCAAACAAATTTCATAGGAGGTTATTTAGATTATTTTCCCTTTTAACTCGGAATACGACTTAACATCGATTCGAAAGGGTAACGCAAAAGGAGATATAAGAGTAATAATGTACTTCAACatggaagaaagagagagactcatctCTTTGATTAGAGACAATATGATTATTGACGAAGAAAATGATTTCAATCCCTAACACTAGCAGAACCATTTCACACCAAGATTCTTCACTTCTGCTCTTCTGTTGGCTTCGGAGCTGCAGCTGCTTCCTTGATCTCGTCTGCAGATTCATCCTGATCCACACCAACGAAACATTTCATCATCCATTATACTATGATATCAAGCAACAGTTGTAAGTGtttaaagagagagagggagaacaAACAAACCTGCATGTCAGATGTCCAGAGAGCGAGGTTGTCACGGAGAAGCTGAATGATCAAAGTGCTATCCTTGTATGACTCTTCCCCTAGAGTGTCTAACTCAGCAATAGCAGCATCAAAAGCCTGAtaataaacacacacacatggAGACAAGAACAACAATCACTTTCTGTCCGTGAAAGTGTTGAAAAGAAAGCACAATACTGAACAGAAGCAAAGATACATAAAGATATATCATCACTAAAGAGCAAGAGATACTCTTCAAACGTAGACTACGTAGTCCTCTTCACATTTGCTAATCCTAACATGGTGATAGCTGCTAGACAATGGAGAGAGATATCAAAGATTAGGTTTACCGTTTTAGCGAGGTTGCAGGCACGGTCAGGAGACTCAAGGATCTCGTAATAGAACACAGAGAAGTTCAAAGCCAAACCAAGACGGATAGGGTGAGTTGAAGCAAGCCCCTTAGCATTGTCctgaacaaacaaacaaaaatgccATAGCATTCAACACAGCTCCATGAACAATCTACACTATAATTGAGAATCTAAGCCTAATAATCCAGATCCAGAAACTAATCTAGGTCTAATCCAAAATCAGAAACCTAATCTAGGTCAATTTCTTCGAATCCAAACCTGAGCAGATTCGTAAGCGGCGAGGGTGTTATCCGCGGCGGCGTCTCTCTCTTTACCGATTTTGAACTCGGCCAAGTACCTGTAGTAGTCACCTTTCATCTTGAGGTAGAAGACCTTGGATTCCTCGGAAGCAGCGGAAGGGACGAGCGTAGAGTCGAGCAGCTTTAGGATTCCGTCGCAGATCCCCGAGAGCTCCGATTCGATCTTAGCCTTGTAGTCACGGATCGTTTTGACGCGCTCGACGTTGCCGCGGCTCTCCTCTTTCTGCTCGATCGAAGAGATGATTCTCCACGAGGCGCGGCGAGCGCCGATCAGGTTCTTGTAGGCGACGGAGAGGAGGTTTCGCTCCTCGATTGTGAGCTCGCTACCATCTGTTGCGGCGGAGACTTTCTCCATGAATTGGACCATCTCTTCGTACCTCTCCGCCTGCTCCGCAAGCTTAGCCATGTATACAAGATCCTCCCGCGACGGAACCGCCATTGTAACTGCTTTGAACGGTGGATCTAAAGGCGGACTACGGGAGTTATCTCAGATCGGAGAGCAGTTTCTGTAGGTTGTTAAAAGCgagcaagaagaagatggaatCTGGACCGTTGGATCTGTATGTTCAAACGCGTGAGAGTTAACACGTGCCTTTTATTTTAATACGCGGAAGTGGAATGAAGATCTTTTAGAGCATGAAGTTTTTAGGATGAgtttcttagcggaagttaagaaactgtttattaacttttaactaaaaaacctaagaaccggttcttaaaatAAGAACTTTAAGTTCCGGTTCTTAAAGTGAGGTTCTtaacggaagttaagaaactgtttcttaacttttaactaaaaaatctaagaaccggttcttaaagtccttatttaagaaccagttcttagtttttttagtttttttttttttttttttttttttttgtcatcaaaagcTTTATTTCAAACTTAAACCGGTCCTATCGTACTAGCCTCGTGAGCTAGCGGAATAGAGACCATACTGTCAACCAACATGTAGTGTAAATCACGTGATCGGGCCTCTTTTGCAAGAGCATCCGCACGGAAGTTCAAAGAACGAGGTATAAAACTCAGcgaaaaggaaataaaagaaGTTCTCAGTGCCTCAATGGCATCAAGCTCTGGATCAAGTGCTGGCCACTTCTTAGAGAAGTTGATGATGTGTACCAGCTGTTGACAGTCTGATTCCAAGCGTACCTGCTGGAACCCACGGCTACTAAGCTCCTCCATAGCCCACACTAAACTCTCCGCTTCCGCATGTAGTGGGGATGGGACGTTGATTAGTTTCCTTTGCCCTCGCATTACCTCCATGTCGCCATCGAACACAATAAAACTCAGCCCCACTCCAGTATCTTCTAGGACCCAAGACGCGTCGAGCTGGCATCTCCATCGTCCCACCCTTTCTTGTTCCTCCACTTCCGCTATCCTCTCATTCCCGTCGTCTGCTGCTTCCAAGATGTCCGGCAGGATCTGCGCTAGCTTCCATGTTGTAGCTTCCGAAACCGCTAGTTGCAGGGTATCCACAGGTGATGTATCCTTGTTATTAAAACATTTATCGTTTCGTGCCTTCCATAAGTACCAGATCAACCATGGAAAGAAGGCCGTGCTCTCAGCTCTGCTAGGATCTGTTTGCAAATTCAGTAGCATATCAAAGTTAACAAAGATTGAGGAACTCGGGAAGACCCCCGGAGACGTCGGGACTGTCGATAATGCCCAACTTTGAATCGCTGGCGGGCATTCAAAGATGATATGGTTAATCGTTTCATTCTCCGCACCACAGCGTTGACAGACCGAGTCGTTACCGCAATGTCTTTCTTTTAGCTTGCTCGCTGAGGCGACATATCCAGACAGAGCTTGCCACAGAAAATGCTTGATTTTCCGCGGCGCCTTAAGTCTCCAAACCTTCTTCTTTAAACCATTGCAACTCGGTCCCAGGCTTATGTCCCCACGCAGCTTTTTCCGTTGTTCAACTGCAATGGTGTACCCAGACCTCACTGTGTATACCCCCGACTTTGTATGCTTCCAGCTGTAGCCGTCCTTGCGTCCCGTTTTGCTGATCCTAAGTGTGAGAATACGAGATACATCATCGGCAGCAATAAATTCATTTATAACGCCAACATTCCATTCAGCCTTGTCGACATCAATAAGGTGGTGGACTTTAAGATCAGTATCCATGATCACTGTCTTTGGTTTCGCCGCGCGAGCAGGTTCCGTAGGG includes:
- the LOC106369446 gene encoding verprolin, with the protein product MTNDKNKNSSSSPPAKRPKKCSNCPGAKVYTSNKAEYKSMVRRLTSTLPGSSGQTSLRVPTQAQVSNPQPIRLNDASIPPGSSGQTSLRVTTQARVSNPQPIRLNGASIPPGPSGQTGHRLPTQARVSNPRPIGLNDAIILPVSSGQTRLLFPTQAHVSNHRLIRLYDAPPNGYPVAQSSSASRPLPFPFPTVSMRPRTSAAETTTDQASSSRPSPPSPPLPPSVPTMLPTSPQAVWSPPPAPLVPAKFPEVPPSLPAATPVPPSPPREQGEMERAAYMQSVENILMADDDDFNLDALMAPLPYVTGIINEEQHWENVPPQVLTNQPSGSLNVPDPQNGRTMPASEHGSNSLSENVAPQVHATSPSVSLPVPGFTYDGLEMENILPPVPAWSPSMNRLNGPNYQHMLPDGIAPPVHATLPSNSQNGLGSSNVPPPATFKYGCLQGGPHSQNIVPSDNIPPPVAPSGPNHQNDHQQLGNALPSESQLGWPNPHNGLQQGTVPENVPSGSSDLFNYSTTYEEKQRLLEQMGFGTVPSWDLD
- the LOC106371053 gene encoding 14-3-3-like protein GF14 omega translates to MAVPSREDLVYMAKLAEQAERYEEMVQFMEKVSAATDGSELTIEERNLLSVAYKNLIGARRASWRIISSIEQKEESRGNVERVKTIRDYKAKIESELSGICDGILKLLDSTLVPSAASEESKVFYLKMKGDYYRYLAEFKIGKERDAAADNTLAAYESAQDNAKGLASTHPIRLGLALNFSVFYYEILESPDRACNLAKTAFDAAIAELDTLGEESYKDSTLIIQLLRDNLALWTSDMQDESADEIKEAAAAPKPTEEQK